The Methanoregula boonei 6A8 genome has a window encoding:
- a CDS encoding DUF2098 domain-containing protein — MPADEIALGMRVRYPRTGTTGAVVRIEQVGADLFAELDSTHLLYRTDLLIPAEQAKAAAKSQKEDIKEIIQREREFAAGSEFQDALKNIDQSCEGGG; from the coding sequence ATGCCTGCAGATGAAATTGCACTGGGAATGAGGGTGAGGTATCCCCGTACCGGGACCACCGGGGCTGTTGTCCGCATCGAGCAGGTGGGGGCAGACCTGTTTGCCGAGCTCGACAGCACACACCTCCTCTACCGCACGGATCTCCTGATCCCCGCTGAGCAGGCAAAAGCGGCAGCAAAGTCCCAAAAGGAGGATATAAAAGAAATTATCCAGCGTGAACGGGAATTTGCTGCCGGGAGCGAATTCCAGGATGCGCTCAAAAATATCGACCAGAGCTGCGAAGGCGGGGGATAA
- a CDS encoding oligosaccharyl transferase, archaeosortase A system-associated, translating to MVQFDLYNRRNWLIGGLLAFFVIFAVWLRLLPMLSMGHTDVLSMVGSDDPLYNLRQVEQLLANHFTYTWFDPMTQYPVGSNVYWGPLFIYISGLACWIAGATTRPEIIGICLLVPVAMAAVTVVLMYFVGKICGDWKTGLLAAGFTAIVSGQFFYRSLYGYFDHHIGEVLFSTLFCLVYLYILVSEKDAKIDLKNFTTWKKTALLSVLAGIAYLLGLFLMPTMIVFALMVVIFTVIQFIICIYRERPTEYLLVANTTIFAVAIIGLVLFGFKSPGLDLANYSVGHVFAYLAIILGTAVLYILHRYLKNQPKYYYPVSLVGIAVIGAAVLYVAGPQFFNQLVSAAVQFFGQAPVTDTVQEARGWSVAAAWTTFNYGLILMAGGILAALYSIWREDRPHEVFTLVWSAIIFYSTCQHIRYEYYLAVNVALLSAICVSFAFAWGRDDITRFISAINGSTGKDAAADKSDPAEKRKKSKKSQKQESTQAAPRFAIIALVVVAAGLGLLFAYTSAAYSYVNASGNPLMMNQDWKDSLVWMANNTPATGVDYYTIYDKNTFTYPNTSYGVMSWWDYGHMITYIAYRIPNANPFQAGVSGPDGSAAYFMATNESTANTILDHDGTRYVITDIEMDTGKFWAMATWFNATEAAAPYQMTVLIPGQTPSSGYQTAMLNEAPYYETMVSRLHNFDGSMATPSDAYYVEYADANVTHISYPVVTNAEAMNVSAATARAAQYNQNPQAGYHATVLSASLVQPLTDIPALQNYRLVHESPTSELATNTSDVKYVKIFEYVKGAHIKGSGIIDIPLVTNQGRNFTYRQQSVNGEFIVPYSTTGNPYDVKATGKYQIEGTSQTFDVPESAVMQGLTIN from the coding sequence ATGGTACAATTCGATCTCTATAACCGCCGGAACTGGCTGATCGGGGGGCTCCTGGCCTTTTTTGTGATCTTTGCGGTCTGGCTCCGGCTGCTGCCCATGCTCTCCATGGGCCATACTGATGTCCTCTCCATGGTGGGCAGTGACGACCCACTCTATAACCTCCGCCAGGTCGAGCAGCTGCTCGCCAATCATTTCACTTATACCTGGTTTGACCCGATGACCCAGTACCCGGTAGGGAGTAATGTCTACTGGGGGCCGCTGTTCATCTATATCTCCGGGTTGGCCTGCTGGATCGCCGGGGCAACAACACGCCCGGAGATCATCGGCATCTGCCTGCTTGTCCCGGTGGCAATGGCGGCGGTGACCGTTGTACTGATGTACTTTGTCGGGAAGATCTGCGGGGACTGGAAGACCGGACTCCTTGCTGCAGGGTTCACCGCAATTGTTTCAGGACAGTTTTTCTACCGGTCCCTGTACGGGTACTTCGATCACCATATCGGCGAAGTGCTCTTCTCGACCCTGTTCTGCTTAGTGTACCTCTATATCCTTGTCTCGGAAAAGGATGCAAAGATAGATCTGAAAAATTTCACCACATGGAAAAAAACGGCGCTGTTGTCGGTGCTCGCGGGTATCGCTTACCTGCTGGGCCTCTTCCTGATGCCAACGATGATCGTCTTTGCCCTCATGGTCGTGATCTTCACAGTCATCCAGTTTATCATCTGCATATACCGGGAGAGACCTACAGAATATCTGCTCGTGGCAAATACCACTATTTTCGCGGTGGCAATCATCGGCCTTGTGCTCTTTGGGTTCAAGAGCCCCGGCCTCGATCTCGCTAACTATTCTGTGGGACATGTCTTTGCCTACCTTGCCATCATTTTAGGCACGGCTGTACTCTACATCCTTCACCGGTACCTCAAAAACCAGCCGAAATACTATTACCCGGTGTCTCTTGTCGGCATTGCGGTTATAGGCGCTGCAGTCCTGTATGTGGCAGGACCCCAGTTCTTCAACCAGCTTGTCAGTGCAGCGGTCCAGTTCTTCGGGCAGGCACCAGTGACGGATACTGTCCAAGAAGCGCGGGGGTGGTCGGTGGCAGCCGCATGGACCACCTTCAATTACGGGCTCATCCTCATGGCAGGGGGGATCCTGGCAGCGCTGTACAGTATCTGGCGCGAGGACCGGCCCCATGAGGTCTTCACGCTGGTCTGGTCGGCGATCATCTTTTACTCGACCTGCCAACACATCCGGTACGAATACTACCTTGCCGTTAATGTCGCGCTGCTCTCGGCCATCTGCGTAAGTTTCGCCTTCGCATGGGGCAGGGATGATATCACCCGGTTCATTTCAGCAATCAACGGTAGCACCGGAAAGGATGCTGCTGCAGATAAAAGTGATCCGGCAGAGAAACGGAAAAAATCAAAAAAATCCCAGAAACAGGAATCCACGCAGGCTGCACCTCGATTTGCGATCATTGCTCTCGTGGTGGTTGCAGCGGGACTGGGCCTGCTTTTTGCCTACACATCCGCTGCGTACAGCTATGTCAATGCCTCCGGTAACCCGCTCATGATGAACCAGGACTGGAAGGACTCACTTGTCTGGATGGCAAACAACACACCGGCTACCGGGGTCGATTATTACACTATCTACGACAAGAACACCTTTACCTATCCCAATACATCCTACGGCGTCATGTCCTGGTGGGACTATGGCCACATGATTACCTATATCGCATACCGGATCCCCAACGCGAATCCCTTCCAGGCAGGGGTCAGCGGCCCTGATGGATCTGCGGCGTATTTCATGGCCACCAACGAGTCGACTGCAAATACCATTCTCGATCATGACGGGACACGGTACGTGATAACGGATATCGAGATGGATACCGGCAAATTCTGGGCCATGGCAACCTGGTTCAACGCCACAGAGGCAGCAGCCCCGTACCAGATGACCGTGCTCATCCCAGGCCAGACACCTTCGAGCGGCTACCAGACTGCAATGCTCAATGAGGCGCCGTACTATGAGACCATGGTTTCACGGCTCCACAATTTCGACGGGTCCATGGCGACACCCTCTGACGCCTACTATGTGGAGTATGCCGATGCGAATGTTACGCACATCTCCTACCCGGTCGTGACCAATGCCGAGGCGATGAACGTATCAGCTGCAACGGCCAGGGCTGCGCAGTACAACCAGAATCCACAAGCTGGTTACCATGCAACGGTCCTGAGTGCCTCCCTTGTTCAGCCGCTCACCGATATCCCAGCGCTGCAGAACTACCGCCTGGTGCACGAATCGCCCACAAGCGAGCTCGCTACGAACACGAGTGATGTGAAGTACGTAAAGATCTTTGAGTACGTCAAAGGTGCCCATATCAAAGGATCCGGTATCATCGATATTCCGCTGGTCACCAACCAGGGCAGGAATTTCACTTACCGGCAGCAGAGTGTCAACGGGGAATTTATTGTTCCCTATTCCACGACGGGCAATCCCTATGATGTAAAGGCTACCGGGAAATACCAGATCGAGGGAACCAGCCAGACCTTTGACGTGCCCGAATCAGCGGTCATGCAGGGCCTGACCATCAACTGA
- a CDS encoding glycosyltransferase encodes MKILLVSTQDYIHHPVPSRHHYIFEELAKRHEVHVAHFHVSRGAPRPTRLIVEEATQFPVKSPLLHYTINAPYHYYIFNRIIREKKIDVVVAAHVLAGAAVISAAKKNHVPAVFDLKDWFPDSAAAYFKNRFLADTVRRGVWEITRRNLTRSNRITTVSPSLVDKLKHLGFSAELITNGVDTDIFVPQDGSRTRQELGIGPGEFVIGFSGSIERWYAIDEMIRALPELIRYRKATRLLIIGGSLFTDYEKELRALAQSLGVANRVIFTGTKPYAELPRFNACMDVCTIPLSPPQWVDIALPNKFFEYSACGKPIVMRPIPDVTRIGGPNLFVYRTREEFVDRIKYQMDHPATFRINLENYSWREKARQFENILSELCT; translated from the coding sequence ATGAAAATCCTCCTTGTCTCCACGCAGGATTACATCCACCACCCCGTCCCGTCGCGGCACCACTATATCTTCGAGGAACTTGCCAAACGCCATGAGGTACACGTGGCGCATTTCCATGTTAGCCGAGGGGCTCCCCGCCCCACCCGGCTTATCGTGGAGGAGGCAACGCAGTTCCCGGTAAAGAGTCCGCTTCTCCACTATACGATCAATGCGCCCTATCACTACTATATCTTCAACAGGATTATCCGGGAAAAAAAGATCGATGTTGTTGTTGCCGCACACGTCCTTGCCGGGGCAGCGGTCATCTCTGCGGCAAAGAAAAACCATGTGCCGGCGGTCTTCGATCTCAAGGACTGGTTCCCCGATTCTGCCGCAGCATATTTCAAAAACCGGTTCCTGGCAGATACCGTCCGGAGAGGAGTCTGGGAGATCACGAGAAGGAACCTCACCCGCAGCAACCGGATCACTACGGTCTCCCCATCACTGGTGGATAAACTCAAACACCTGGGATTCTCCGCCGAGCTCATCACAAACGGTGTGGATACCGATATCTTCGTGCCGCAGGACGGATCCCGGACCCGGCAGGAACTGGGTATCGGGCCTGGTGAATTTGTTATTGGTTTTTCCGGGAGCATCGAGCGCTGGTATGCAATCGACGAGATGATCCGGGCGCTTCCGGAGCTAATCCGGTACCGTAAGGCCACGCGTCTCCTTATTATCGGGGGATCGCTCTTTACCGATTATGAAAAAGAGCTCCGGGCGCTTGCACAATCCCTCGGCGTTGCCAACCGGGTGATCTTTACCGGGACAAAACCCTACGCGGAGCTTCCCCGGTTCAATGCCTGCATGGATGTCTGCACGATTCCTCTCTCACCGCCCCAATGGGTAGACATTGCCCTGCCCAACAAGTTTTTTGAGTACTCTGCCTGTGGAAAACCGATCGTCATGCGCCCGATCCCGGATGTAACCCGCATCGGGGGCCCAAACCTCTTTGTGTACCGGACACGGGAGGAGTTTGTCGACCGGATCAAATATCAGATGGATCACCCGGCCACCTTCCGGATTAATCTCGAAAACTACAGCTGGAGGGAGAAGGCCCGCCAGTTCGAGAATATCCTTTCAGAATTATGCACTTAA
- a CDS encoding acyltransferase, translating to MIEYGKNRIGAGSQVFEPVTLGFPSREFMGKSGFDGTTIGKDAVLRSGTIIYCEVVIGDRFQTGHNVMIREKTRIGNHVSIGTGAIIEGNTRIGDDVNLQSMVYIPTSTEIGDRVFIGPNAVLTNDRYPPSGIGGLVGPVVECDAAIGANATILPGVHIGEGALVAAAAVVTRDVPAHMLAVGAPAKIRDLPTQIAPIQRKR from the coding sequence ATGATCGAGTACGGGAAGAACAGGATCGGCGCCGGTTCGCAGGTTTTCGAGCCGGTAACGCTGGGATTTCCCTCGCGGGAATTCATGGGAAAGAGCGGATTTGACGGGACAACAATCGGAAAGGATGCGGTGCTCCGGTCCGGAACCATCATCTACTGTGAGGTCGTTATTGGGGACCGGTTCCAGACCGGGCACAATGTCATGATCCGGGAGAAGACCCGGATCGGGAATCACGTCTCTATCGGAACGGGAGCTATCATCGAGGGGAATACCCGGATCGGGGATGATGTCAATCTCCAGAGCATGGTATATATCCCCACCAGCACAGAGATCGGGGACCGGGTGTTCATCGGGCCCAATGCGGTGCTCACAAACGACCGGTACCCCCCTTCAGGGATAGGGGGACTTGTCGGGCCCGTAGTCGAATGCGATGCTGCCATCGGGGCCAATGCAACCATCCTCCCGGGTGTCCACATCGGTGAGGGGGCACTTGTTGCGGCAGCAGCGGTAGTAACCCGTGACGTACCGGCGCACATGCTTGCCGTGGGTGCACCAGCAAAGATCCGGGACCTGCCGACGCAGATTGCCCCAATTCAGCGAAAACGCTGA
- the glmS gene encoding glutamine--fructose-6-phosphate transaminase (isomerizing): protein MCGIVGYIGRRKAAPLILEGLKKLEYRGYDSFGVATLGDQLELEKHKGRISEHAAAIRLHGTIGIGHTRWATHGIPNDVNAHPHTDCTGRIALVHNGIIENYAELRKGLEKRGHAFRSETDTEVIVHLVEEQYAKTADLLSAVRDTLPLLEGSYAILVIAAGSDCIVAARNASPLVLGMGDNEYFAASDMTPVLEYTERAVFLEDGDIARLTRTGIELWQGTHPVKRPVELIDWSPEEVRKGGFDHYMQKEIYEQPQAFFSTLRATDRRTLPSFVCKAPSISLVACGSSYHAGLIFKYLLEESCEIPARVDFASEFKYFPPPVEGLVIGITQSGETADTLAAMKQARAHNCRTLAITNILGSSASRIADTTLFMRAGPEISVAATKSFVAQLAVLMQIINARAEGRYSEILLHAHQAIENVLLMDPEAAVDLCRDAKSIFYIGRGPFYPVALEGALKMKEISYIHAEGYAAGELKHGPFALLSPETPVIAICIPGETYGVMVSNIKECKARGAPVIALGSEGDPDLPDIADVFIPLPKAHLFVHVLTSLVVLQILAYRTAVALGRDIDKPRNLAKSVTVE from the coding sequence GTGTGCGGCATTGTCGGGTATATCGGGAGGAGGAAGGCAGCTCCCCTGATCCTCGAAGGCCTCAAAAAACTCGAGTACCGGGGGTACGACTCCTTTGGTGTTGCCACACTCGGAGACCAGCTCGAACTGGAGAAACACAAAGGGCGGATCTCGGAGCACGCCGCCGCCATCCGGCTGCATGGGACCATCGGCATCGGCCACACCCGTTGGGCAACGCACGGCATTCCAAACGATGTAAACGCACACCCGCACACCGACTGCACCGGCCGTATTGCACTTGTCCATAACGGGATCATTGAAAATTATGCGGAACTCAGGAAAGGGCTTGAAAAGCGGGGACACGCGTTCCGGTCGGAAACGGATACCGAGGTGATCGTACACCTTGTCGAAGAGCAGTACGCAAAAACCGCTGACCTGCTCTCCGCAGTCAGGGACACACTCCCCCTTCTGGAAGGATCCTATGCAATCCTGGTCATCGCCGCCGGTTCGGACTGCATTGTCGCGGCCCGGAACGCAAGCCCGCTCGTGCTCGGGATGGGTGACAACGAGTACTTCGCTGCATCGGACATGACACCTGTCCTTGAATATACCGAACGGGCAGTCTTTCTCGAAGACGGAGACATCGCCCGCCTGACGCGGACCGGCATTGAGCTCTGGCAGGGCACCCATCCGGTGAAAAGGCCGGTGGAGCTCATCGACTGGTCCCCCGAAGAAGTCAGGAAGGGCGGGTTTGACCACTACATGCAAAAGGAGATCTACGAGCAGCCACAGGCGTTCTTTTCAACCCTGCGGGCAACCGACAGGCGTACCCTCCCGTCATTTGTCTGCAAAGCCCCCTCAATCTCCCTTGTCGCATGCGGTTCCTCGTACCATGCCGGGCTGATCTTCAAGTATCTCCTCGAAGAGTCCTGCGAAATCCCCGCACGGGTGGATTTTGCCTCGGAGTTCAAGTACTTCCCCCCACCGGTGGAGGGTCTTGTGATTGGGATCACTCAGTCAGGGGAGACCGCAGATACCCTTGCAGCCATGAAACAGGCTAGGGCCCATAATTGCCGGACCCTTGCCATCACCAACATCCTGGGAAGTTCAGCTAGCAGGATCGCGGATACCACCCTGTTCATGCGGGCCGGGCCGGAGATCAGCGTTGCGGCCACCAAGTCGTTCGTTGCCCAGCTTGCGGTGCTCATGCAGATCATCAATGCACGTGCCGAGGGCAGGTACAGCGAAATCCTCTTGCATGCACACCAGGCAATCGAGAACGTACTTCTCATGGATCCCGAGGCGGCTGTCGATCTCTGCAGGGACGCAAAAAGCATCTTCTATATCGGGCGCGGACCGTTCTACCCGGTGGCGCTGGAGGGAGCCCTCAAGATGAAGGAGATCTCCTATATCCATGCCGAAGGATATGCAGCCGGGGAGCTCAAGCACGGGCCCTTTGCCCTCCTCTCTCCGGAGACCCCGGTGATTGCCATCTGCATACCGGGAGAAACCTACGGCGTCATGGTCTCCAATATCAAGGAATGCAAGGCCCGCGGGGCACCGGTAATTGCCTTAGGCAGCGAAGGGGACCCGGATCTGCCCGATATTGCGGATGTTTTTATCCCGCTCCCAAAGGCGCACCTCTTTGTTCATGTGCTAACAAGTCTTGTGGTACTCCAGATACTGGCGTACCGGACTGCCGTGGCGCTGGGACGGGATATCGACAAACCAAGGAACCTTGCAAAGAGCGTGACGGTGGAATGA
- the glmU gene encoding bifunctional sugar-1-phosphate nucleotidylyltransferase/acetyltransferase translates to MQAVILAAGEGKRVRPLTWSRPKAMIPVANRPIIAYTIDALEANGIRDIIVVVGYRREQVTRFLNQLDLPIEVVVQDRQLGTAHALRQAEKQISGDFLLLPGDNYIDAQSIAKIKDARNAVLIKEHPSPSNFGVVTVREGQVDSIEEKPEHALSFLVSTGIYALTTDFFRYIRGNDITEAVAAMIAEGGSLQAITADDWQDAIYPWDLIRLNQRLLKHLPAAREGSASRHATIHGPVRIGKCTTIGPNTVITGPVIIGDNCTIGPNCCILPNTSIGSRVTIEPLCVLGNSIIMDDTAIASHSRVVDAVIGERCGLADHTSVGTANGILEIEGAPVRSRFGAILGDNVACGPFSQLRNCIIGNNATLEGDRNVSSCVIPDGTLVI, encoded by the coding sequence ATGCAGGCAGTCATTCTTGCAGCAGGCGAGGGTAAAAGGGTCCGGCCGCTCACGTGGAGCAGGCCTAAGGCGATGATCCCGGTGGCAAACCGTCCCATCATCGCGTACACGATCGATGCACTGGAAGCAAACGGCATCCGCGATATCATCGTCGTGGTCGGGTACCGCAGGGAGCAGGTGACCCGGTTTTTGAACCAGCTCGATCTTCCCATAGAAGTGGTTGTCCAGGACCGGCAGCTCGGGACAGCACACGCCCTCAGGCAGGCAGAGAAGCAGATTTCCGGGGATTTCCTCCTCCTGCCCGGGGACAATTATATCGACGCACAATCGATCGCAAAGATCAAAGATGCCAGGAACGCAGTCCTCATCAAGGAACACCCCAGTCCTTCCAATTTCGGCGTGGTTACCGTCAGGGAGGGGCAAGTAGACAGTATTGAGGAAAAACCGGAGCATGCACTGAGTTTCCTAGTGAGCACCGGCATATACGCACTCACCACGGACTTCTTCAGGTACATCCGGGGCAATGACATCACAGAAGCGGTCGCAGCAATGATTGCAGAGGGAGGGTCCCTTCAGGCAATTACTGCCGATGACTGGCAGGATGCCATCTACCCTTGGGATCTCATCCGCCTCAACCAGCGCCTGCTCAAACACCTCCCCGCTGCACGGGAAGGGAGCGCAAGCCGGCATGCAACGATCCACGGGCCGGTCCGGATCGGGAAATGCACTACTATCGGGCCGAACACCGTGATCACGGGCCCGGTGATCATCGGGGACAACTGCACGATCGGACCGAACTGCTGCATCCTCCCCAACACCAGTATCGGCTCCCGGGTCACCATCGAACCGCTCTGCGTGCTGGGGAATTCCATCATCATGGACGATACCGCAATCGCCTCCCACTCCCGGGTTGTTGACGCTGTTATCGGGGAACGATGCGGCCTGGCCGATCATACCTCGGTGGGAACCGCAAACGGCATCCTGGAGATCGAGGGAGCACCGGTCCGCTCGCGATTCGGCGCCATCCTGGGGGACAATGTTGCCTGCGGCCCGTTCTCGCAGCTCCGCAACTGCATAATAGGGAACAATGCCACTCTCGAAGGGGACCGGAACGTGAGCTCCTGCGTCATCCCGGATGGCACCCTGGTGATATGA
- the glmU gene encoding bifunctional sugar-1-phosphate nucleotidylyltransferase/acetyltransferase, with translation MQCVVLAAGEGKRMRPLTARRPKVMLPVANRPMMEHLVLAARDAGITEFVFVVGYGEREVRNHFGNGERFGIQVAYAPQRQQSGTADALRSAQDLVTGPFLAMNGDMILSSADIARMIDAPAPAMGTSTTDHPGDFGVVLVEDGRVLSLEEKSKHPKSNIINAGAYSFTPEIFELLAGIRLSERGELELTDALGILIARHDLGAVPLSTWRDIGYPWDLLDANAALLLGLNSQNEGIVEEGVHLLGPVAVGEGTVIKSGTYIEGPCIIGKNCRIGPHAYIRGATSIGDESHIGHCTEIKNTVVMARTKIPHFNYIGDSVIGSGCNFGAGTKIANLRHDHGPVKAGGKDTRHTKFGAVVGDNVHFGINCSVNVGSVIGSNAQFAPNSVIEGSFGEDAAIR, from the coding sequence ATGCAATGCGTTGTGCTGGCAGCGGGGGAGGGAAAACGCATGCGTCCCCTTACTGCCCGGCGACCGAAAGTGATGCTCCCGGTGGCAAACCGCCCGATGATGGAGCATCTTGTACTTGCGGCCCGGGATGCCGGCATCACCGAATTTGTCTTTGTGGTCGGGTATGGGGAGCGTGAGGTCCGGAACCATTTCGGAAACGGGGAACGCTTCGGGATCCAGGTGGCATATGCACCGCAGCGGCAACAGTCGGGAACCGCAGATGCCCTCCGCTCGGCACAGGACCTTGTCACAGGCCCGTTCCTTGCAATGAACGGGGACATGATCCTCTCCTCTGCCGACATAGCCCGGATGATCGATGCACCGGCGCCTGCCATGGGAACGAGCACCACCGACCATCCCGGGGACTTCGGAGTCGTACTCGTGGAAGACGGCCGGGTCCTCTCATTAGAGGAGAAATCGAAACACCCGAAATCCAACATCATCAATGCCGGGGCGTATTCCTTTACCCCGGAGATCTTTGAGCTGCTCGCCGGGATCAGGCTCTCGGAGCGGGGCGAACTCGAGCTCACTGATGCTCTTGGCATCCTTATCGCACGGCATGATCTGGGAGCAGTCCCCCTCTCAACATGGAGGGATATAGGATATCCCTGGGACCTGCTCGATGCAAATGCTGCCCTCCTTTTGGGGCTCAATTCTCAGAACGAGGGCATCGTTGAGGAGGGTGTCCATCTCTTGGGCCCTGTGGCAGTCGGTGAAGGCACTGTGATAAAATCGGGCACATACATCGAGGGGCCCTGCATCATAGGAAAGAACTGCCGGATCGGGCCGCATGCCTATATCAGGGGAGCCACGAGCATCGGCGACGAAAGCCACATCGGGCACTGCACCGAGATCAAGAACACGGTTGTCATGGCAAGGACCAAGATTCCCCACTTCAACTATATCGGTGATTCGGTGATCGGCAGCGGGTGTAATTTCGGTGCAGGGACCAAGATTGCAAATCTCAGGCACGATCATGGCCCGGTAAAGGCCGGTGGGAAGGATACCCGGCACACCAAATTTGGCGCGGTTGTCGGGGACAACGTGCACTTTGGGATCAACTGTTCGGTCAATGTCGGATCGGTGATCGGCAGCAATGCACAGTTCGCGCCCAACTCGGTTATCGAAGGGAGTTTTGGCGAGGACGCGGCGATCCGGTAG
- a CDS encoding phosphopentomutase/phosphoglucosamine mutase, producing MLFGSSGIRQLFSGPLVETALAVGAILGERFPDCIVGTDSRTTSPLLARAVISGITAAGGRARFTGIAPTPSVAYSARTAKAGCMITASHNPEEYNGIKLFNPDGSSFVQAQQRETEELLKEPRWADWQHQGTEVSFDALTPHKVEVLDKVSLDPGLSVVIDCGNGAGSVMTPDILAKAGVKTTCISCNPSGFFSRPSEPLAEHLGYVGEMVKKTGADCAVVHDGDADRMMAFDNRGRYIDGDHLLLLFAEHLDAHRVVTTSDASMIIEEVAEVHRTPVGDAFVSEELLSWGSFGGEPSGAWIFPQISYCPDGPFAAALFCEIASGCDVAERLDEMPAYPILRESIPHERAREVVTALGAENPTDGIRVSGESGWYLVRASGTEPKIRITAEGTTLSAAKAMLALAKERIRQGKTA from the coding sequence ATGTTGTTTGGATCTTCGGGGATCCGCCAGCTGTTCAGTGGCCCGCTTGTCGAAACCGCACTTGCGGTCGGGGCGATCCTTGGGGAGCGCTTTCCCGACTGCATCGTGGGGACCGACTCCCGGACCACAAGCCCCCTGCTTGCCCGGGCCGTCATATCAGGCATCACCGCGGCCGGGGGCCGGGCACGTTTCACCGGTATTGCTCCCACCCCCTCGGTGGCGTACAGCGCCCGCACCGCAAAGGCCGGGTGCATGATCACCGCATCTCATAATCCCGAGGAATACAACGGGATCAAGCTCTTCAACCCGGACGGTTCCTCGTTTGTGCAGGCCCAGCAGAGGGAAACAGAAGAGTTGCTCAAAGAACCCCGCTGGGCTGACTGGCAGCACCAGGGCACGGAAGTATCCTTTGATGCGCTGACACCCCACAAGGTAGAGGTTCTGGATAAGGTTTCCCTCGATCCCGGACTCTCCGTGGTAATAGACTGCGGCAACGGGGCCGGTTCCGTCATGACCCCGGACATTCTTGCCAAAGCCGGGGTAAAAACCACCTGCATCTCCTGCAATCCATCCGGGTTCTTTAGCAGGCCATCGGAACCGCTCGCGGAGCATCTCGGGTACGTGGGCGAGATGGTGAAAAAGACCGGGGCTGACTGTGCAGTTGTCCATGACGGGGATGCGGACCGGATGATGGCATTTGATAACCGGGGCAGGTACATCGACGGCGATCATCTTCTCCTCCTCTTTGCCGAGCACCTGGATGCACACCGGGTGGTCACCACCAGCGATGCGTCCATGATCATCGAGGAAGTGGCAGAGGTACACCGTACCCCCGTCGGGGATGCATTTGTCTCCGAGGAACTGCTCTCGTGGGGATCCTTCGGCGGTGAACCGAGCGGCGCCTGGATCTTCCCGCAGATCTCGTATTGCCCGGACGGCCCCTTTGCCGCAGCCCTCTTCTGCGAGATCGCCTCGGGCTGCGATGTGGCAGAACGGCTGGACGAGATGCCGGCCTACCCTATCCTTCGGGAATCGATCCCTCACGAGAGAGCACGAGAGGTAGTTACCGCTCTTGGGGCAGAGAACCCGACCGATGGTATCCGGGTGTCAGGTGAAAGCGGGTGGTATCTTGTCCGGGCAAGCGGTACCGAACCCAAGATCCGGATCACGGCCGAGGGTACCACGCTTTCGGCTGCAAAGGCGATGCTTGCGCTGGCAAAAGAGCGCATCCGGCAGGGGAAAACTGCTTAA
- a CDS encoding cyclase family protein produces MKIIDVTRPLSGTTVSFPGDPALQFSQRDAGLYLISELHMNSHSGTHIDAPVHYLKKGDTIDRIPLDHLIGPCRVLDLSGAGPEITAADLGGRLCGAKRILLKTVFSGETQFREDFPHISTDAAELLTREGVLCVGIDSFSIEALVCDGSVHREILGHGCIIVELLDLSSVSEGNYEMAALPLRLVGLDGAPARVVLMKQEDE; encoded by the coding sequence ATGAAGATCATTGATGTCACGCGCCCGCTCTCGGGCACAACTGTCTCGTTTCCGGGGGATCCTGCCCTGCAGTTCTCCCAGCGGGATGCAGGGCTCTACCTGATAAGCGAACTGCATATGAACAGCCATTCGGGCACCCACATCGACGCCCCGGTCCATTATCTTAAGAAGGGAGATACCATTGACCGGATCCCGCTCGATCACCTGATCGGCCCCTGCCGGGTGCTCGATCTTTCAGGCGCCGGCCCGGAGATCACCGCCGCTGACCTTGGAGGGCGGCTCTGCGGGGCCAAAAGAATTCTGCTCAAAACCGTGTTCTCAGGTGAGACTCAGTTCCGGGAAGATTTTCCCCATATCTCCACAGATGCAGCAGAGCTGCTCACCAGAGAGGGGGTGCTCTGCGTGGGGATCGACTCGTTCTCCATCGAGGCCCTGGTCTGCGATGGGTCGGTGCACCGCGAGATCCTCGGCCACGGATGTATCATCGTAGAACTCCTCGATCTTTCCAGCGTCAGCGAGGGCAATTACGAGATGGCGGCCCTGCCCCTGCGGCTTGTCGGCCTTGACGGGGCACCGGCCCGGGTCGTGCTTATGAAACAAGAGGACGAATAA